Proteins from one Streptomyces caniferus genomic window:
- a CDS encoding amino acid permease gives MVRTLGLTQLTMIGIGAIIGAGIFSLAAAVARDVAGPAVLISFLVAGAASLCAAFAYAEFAGMVPKAGSSYTYCAAVLGEIVGWIVGWDLLLEYTAIVAVVAIGMSGYLGFLLQAVGIHLPAWALGAPGTGDGHRVDLLAVAICLGVAWLLTLGTRTSARVETVLTVIKIAIVLLVIVVGFTKVDTAHLHPFAPFGFGGAFTGAATVFFAVFGYDALSTAAEESVEARRKLPKAMMLSLAVSMVLYVLVCIVLTGMQRYSELNPNSGISSAFQSVGLSGLANVIAVGAVIGIVTVTFSFMMGASRLWYALSRDGLMPAWFGAIHPRRKVPHRATWLIGAVSAVLAGLLPINAVAELTNIGVLLAFVVVSASVLVLRYAKPHLKREFRCPGMPVVPVLGMAFSVWLMSFLQWETWVRLGGWLVVGLALYAGYGYRRTRKVMPGGSVDLDALDRMSESDEPEPAPAP, from the coding sequence ATGGTGCGCACGCTCGGCCTCACCCAGCTGACGATGATCGGCATCGGCGCCATCATCGGGGCCGGCATCTTCAGCCTGGCCGCGGCCGTCGCCCGTGATGTCGCCGGCCCCGCCGTACTGATCTCGTTCCTCGTGGCCGGCGCCGCCTCGCTCTGTGCGGCCTTCGCCTATGCCGAGTTCGCCGGCATGGTGCCGAAGGCAGGCTCGTCCTACACCTACTGCGCCGCGGTCCTCGGGGAGATCGTGGGCTGGATCGTGGGCTGGGACCTGCTGCTGGAATACACCGCCATCGTCGCCGTCGTGGCGATCGGCATGTCGGGTTACCTGGGATTCCTGCTGCAGGCGGTCGGCATCCACCTGCCGGCCTGGGCTCTGGGCGCCCCCGGCACCGGCGACGGCCACCGGGTCGATCTGCTCGCGGTGGCGATCTGTCTCGGCGTGGCCTGGCTGCTGACCCTGGGCACCCGGACCTCGGCCCGGGTGGAGACGGTGCTGACCGTCATCAAGATCGCCATCGTGCTGCTGGTGATCGTGGTGGGCTTCACCAAGGTCGACACCGCCCATCTGCACCCCTTCGCGCCATTCGGTTTCGGCGGCGCGTTCACCGGGGCGGCCACGGTCTTCTTCGCCGTCTTCGGCTATGACGCGCTGAGCACGGCGGCGGAGGAATCGGTGGAGGCACGGCGCAAGCTGCCGAAGGCGATGATGCTGTCGCTGGCGGTCTCCATGGTGCTGTACGTGCTGGTGTGCATCGTGCTCACCGGGATGCAGCGCTACAGCGAGCTCAATCCGAACAGCGGCATCTCCAGCGCGTTCCAGAGCGTGGGGCTGAGCGGGCTGGCCAATGTGATCGCCGTCGGCGCGGTCATCGGCATCGTCACCGTGACCTTCTCCTTCATGATGGGCGCCTCCCGCCTCTGGTACGCCCTCAGCCGCGACGGGCTGATGCCGGCATGGTTCGGCGCCATCCACCCCCGTCGCAAGGTTCCGCACCGCGCCACCTGGCTGATCGGCGCGGTGTCCGCCGTACTGGCGGGTCTGCTGCCCATCAACGCGGTCGCGGAACTCACCAACATCGGAGTGCTGTTGGCATTCGTGGTGGTCTCCGCTTCCGTGCTGGTCCTGCGCTACGCGAAGCCGCACCTCAAGCGCGAGTTCCGATGCCCGGGCATGCCGGTGGTGCCCGTCCTCGGCATGGCCTTCTCCGTCTGGCTGATGTCGTTCCTGCAGTGGGAGACGTGGGTGCGGCTCGGCGGCTGGCTGGTCGTCGGCCTGGCCCTCTACGCCGGCTACGGATACCGCCGCACCCGCAAGGTCATGCCGGGCGGCTCGGTGGACCTCGACGCCCTCGACCGGATGTCGGAGTCCGACGAACCCGAGCCCGCACCCGCCCCGTGA
- a CDS encoding Glu/Leu/Phe/Val family dehydrogenase, translated as MTDALSLVDEWGPEKIVVVSHRRTGMKGVLVIDNTARGIGKGGTRMSPGVTVDEVSRLARVMTWKWAAVDLFYGGAKAGIVADPASRDKEAVLRAFARALSNEVPREYVMGLDMGLTEDDAAVIQDELGDRGAAVGTPEHLGGVAYDKLGVTGYGVAEAADAAARHQGLAMAGSRVALQGFGAVGSAAARRFAELGATVVAVSTAHGALHDPSGLDVDALLAARDEHGDRFVTRHSPGAVLAPGGELIVDCDILVPAALQDVIDRGTAHDIKAKLVVEGANLPTSAEARSVLAERGITVLPDFVANAGGVVAAAFAMDARYSGFRPDTSTIVETVSTRLRANAMTVLDAARRQQVTPHTAGRRLAEERVRTAMRSKGRIPRD; from the coding sequence GTGACTGACGCACTCTCCCTCGTCGACGAGTGGGGCCCCGAGAAGATCGTCGTCGTCTCGCACCGCCGCACCGGCATGAAGGGCGTCCTGGTGATCGACAACACCGCCCGCGGCATCGGCAAGGGCGGCACGCGGATGAGCCCGGGCGTGACCGTCGACGAGGTGTCCCGGCTGGCGCGCGTCATGACATGGAAGTGGGCCGCCGTCGACCTCTTCTACGGCGGCGCCAAGGCCGGCATCGTCGCCGATCCGGCCTCCCGCGACAAGGAGGCGGTGCTGCGTGCGTTCGCCCGCGCGCTGTCGAACGAGGTCCCCCGCGAGTACGTGATGGGACTCGACATGGGCCTGACCGAAGACGACGCCGCCGTCATCCAGGACGAACTGGGCGACCGCGGCGCCGCCGTCGGCACCCCCGAGCACCTCGGCGGCGTGGCCTACGACAAGCTCGGCGTCACCGGCTACGGCGTCGCCGAGGCGGCCGACGCGGCGGCGCGGCACCAGGGGCTGGCGATGGCCGGCTCCCGGGTCGCCCTCCAGGGCTTCGGTGCGGTCGGCAGCGCCGCCGCCCGCCGCTTCGCCGAACTCGGGGCCACCGTCGTGGCGGTGTCCACCGCCCACGGGGCACTGCACGACCCCAGCGGCCTCGACGTCGACGCGCTGCTGGCGGCGCGGGACGAGCACGGCGACCGCTTCGTCACCCGCCACTCCCCCGGTGCCGTGCTCGCGCCGGGCGGCGAACTCATCGTGGACTGCGACATCTTGGTGCCCGCGGCCCTGCAGGACGTCATCGACCGCGGCACCGCACACGACATCAAGGCGAAGCTCGTCGTGGAGGGCGCCAATCTGCCCACCTCCGCGGAGGCCCGCAGCGTCCTCGCGGAGCGCGGCATCACCGTGCTGCCCGACTTCGTGGCGAACGCCGGCGGTGTCGTCGCGGCCGCCTTCGCGATGGACGCCCGCTACTCCGGGTTCCGGCCCGACACGTCCACCATCGTCGAGACGGTGTCGACGCGGCTGCGCGCCAACGCCATGACCGTCCTGGACGCGGCCCGGCGCCAGCAGGTCACACCGCACACCGCCGGCCGCCGGCTCGCCGAGGAACGCGTCCGCACCGCCATGCGGAGCAAGGGCCGCATCCCGCGCGACTGA
- a CDS encoding FAD-dependent monooxygenase, translated as MSVDVIVAGGGPVGLLTAALLDAAGVSVEVLERKAGRSELAKATTMHPRTLEVLTLLRTEGDRRLSDLLVALGHPVPLAHFAVLPAGLDYTRLDTPYPFVLMVPQTTTEQVLADHLRRRGTPVHYGHDVTAFTQDADGVRVTVNGRVREAGYLVGADGARSLVRQQAGIDFRGTPPSMVGFVADVTLTDPPDGVVHHWDHRHGQLSVVPLPDGNHRVFGTEAADTGLTPGQVRARQAQAPTADALRANLRRMTGGDHGLREVRWQSTANDTTRHAAKYRSNRVFLAGDAAHVHLPAGGQGLNVGLQDAANLAWKLAAEIHGWAPAAITEGAAGYESERAPVAAELAGNTLAQAALMTTFTPAGAALRDLMSALIAKGGDTADDLAGRLSGLGLSYVPPAPGHPLDGCRAPDLALSDGTLHRRLAVDRFLLADFTAGAVFTPLGSARVEVARALPWSGLSAALIRPDGYIARAWTAPDVEEVAAAVRAWTTRP; from the coding sequence ATGAGCGTCGATGTGATCGTCGCGGGCGGCGGGCCGGTCGGTCTGCTGACCGCCGCTCTGCTGGACGCCGCGGGGGTCTCCGTGGAGGTGCTGGAGCGCAAGGCAGGCCGCAGCGAGCTCGCCAAGGCCACCACGATGCACCCCCGGACCCTGGAGGTCCTCACCCTGCTGCGCACCGAAGGCGACCGGCGGCTCTCCGACCTCCTGGTCGCGCTGGGGCACCCCGTACCGCTGGCCCACTTCGCCGTGCTGCCCGCCGGACTCGACTACACGCGGCTCGACACGCCCTACCCCTTCGTGCTGATGGTCCCCCAGACGACGACCGAACAGGTGCTGGCGGACCACCTGCGCCGGCGCGGCACACCTGTGCACTACGGCCACGACGTCACCGCGTTCACCCAGGACGCCGACGGGGTCCGGGTGACCGTCAACGGCCGGGTGCGCGAGGCCGGTTACCTGGTGGGGGCCGACGGCGCGCGCAGCCTCGTACGGCAGCAAGCCGGCATCGACTTCCGGGGGACCCCGCCCTCCATGGTGGGATTCGTCGCCGACGTCACCCTGACCGACCCTCCGGACGGGGTCGTGCACCACTGGGACCACCGGCACGGTCAGCTCAGCGTGGTCCCGTTGCCCGACGGCAACCACCGGGTGTTCGGCACCGAGGCCGCGGACACCGGACTCACCCCCGGCCAGGTGCGCGCACGCCAGGCGCAGGCGCCGACCGCCGACGCGCTGCGCGCCAACCTGCGGCGGATGACCGGCGGCGACCACGGACTGCGCGAGGTGCGGTGGCAGTCCACGGCCAACGACACCACCCGGCACGCCGCGAAGTACCGCAGCAACCGCGTCTTCCTGGCCGGCGACGCGGCCCATGTGCATCTGCCCGCAGGCGGCCAGGGGCTGAATGTCGGACTGCAGGACGCGGCGAACCTGGCGTGGAAACTGGCGGCCGAGATCCACGGCTGGGCACCGGCCGCGATCACCGAAGGGGCGGCCGGTTACGAGAGCGAGCGGGCCCCCGTCGCCGCCGAACTGGCCGGCAACACCCTGGCGCAGGCGGCCCTGATGACCACCTTCACCCCGGCGGGTGCGGCGCTGCGCGACCTCATGAGCGCACTGATCGCCAAGGGCGGGGACACGGCGGACGACCTCGCCGGCCGGCTGTCCGGACTCGGCCTGTCCTATGTCCCTCCGGCCCCGGGGCACCCCTTGGACGGCTGCCGCGCACCCGACCTCGCGCTGTCGGACGGCACCCTGCACCGCCGGCTGGCGGTCGACCGGTTCCTGCTGGCCGACTTCACAGCCGGCGCCGTCTTCACGCCTCTTGGCTCGGCCCGTGTCGAGGTCGCCAGGGCCCTGCCGTGGTCCGGCCTGTCGGCCGCGCTGATCCGGCCGGACGGCTATATCGCCCGCGCCTGGACCGCACCCGACGTCGAGGAGGTGGCCGCGGCGGTCCGTGCCTGGACGACCCGCCCGTAA
- a CDS encoding LysR family transcriptional regulator, with the protein MDWTSAQLRSLVELTRRGTITAAAQALGYTPGGVSQQIAALEKAAGMELLRRVGRRVELTDAGRTLACHAERILSTEAEAVEALERTRHEISGVLRVGLFATAAAEILPPALQEVRRVHPGLTVHSRDMDVDEVHDAVTSGAVDLALGLDYPDVPIPREPALQVRRLYRERFSLAVPAGSLDGREVVGLTETQDLGWILPSADSYYGRAVRTACRRAGIEPRVQHVVTDTAATLALVEAGIGVSTVTDLMLGLRASRLDVVRLREKVERHIVVMFRSSVEHRPTVAALVDVLRAVSGARRGAPARHDPQDGTRRPSSGRSQQA; encoded by the coding sequence CGCGGCACGATCACCGCGGCGGCACAGGCCCTTGGATACACGCCTGGTGGGGTCTCCCAGCAGATCGCCGCGCTGGAGAAGGCCGCCGGCATGGAGCTGCTGCGCCGGGTCGGGCGGCGGGTGGAGCTGACCGATGCCGGGCGGACGCTGGCCTGTCACGCGGAGCGGATCCTGTCGACGGAGGCGGAGGCCGTCGAGGCGCTGGAGCGCACCCGGCACGAGATCTCCGGGGTGCTGCGGGTGGGCCTGTTCGCCACGGCGGCCGCCGAGATCCTGCCGCCGGCGCTGCAGGAGGTGCGGCGGGTCCATCCGGGGCTGACGGTGCACAGCCGCGATATGGACGTGGACGAGGTGCACGACGCGGTCACCTCCGGGGCGGTGGACCTGGCGCTGGGGCTGGACTATCCGGATGTGCCCATTCCGCGCGAACCGGCCCTGCAGGTGCGCCGGCTGTACCGCGAGCGGTTCTCGCTGGCGGTACCCGCCGGGTCGCTGGACGGACGCGAGGTGGTCGGCCTGACGGAGACACAGGACCTGGGGTGGATCCTGCCGTCGGCCGACAGCTACTACGGCCGCGCGGTGCGCACGGCGTGCCGGCGAGCGGGCATCGAACCGCGCGTCCAGCACGTGGTGACCGATACCGCGGCCACGCTGGCGCTCGTCGAGGCGGGGATCGGGGTGAGCACCGTGACGGATCTGATGCTGGGCCTGCGCGCCTCGCGCCTCGATGTCGTACGGCTGCGGGAGAAGGTCGAGCGGCACATCGTGGTGATGTTCCGCTCCTCCGTCGAACACCGGCCGACGGTGGCGGCGCTGGTCGACGTCCTGCGGGCGGTGTCCGGCGCCCGGCGCGGCGCCCCGGCCCGCCACGATCCGCAGGACGGAACCCGGCGGCCGTCGTCGGGCCGCTCCCAACAAGCCTGA
- a CDS encoding glycoside hydrolase family 5 protein: MKPFLRSACGAVAVCLVLILTGSGVPGAAAAPVLSDAAAAGPSAAPRRATAWKAPLSTRGRYIVDADGKRFRWKAGNWDGAQGSWNGSGDIDDPSAHHSGQNSHGIPLGLDRVGIASLLHDFRALGLNSIRLPFSNEMIHSTAPVPDAAVAANPRLRGRTPLQIYDAVIEALTADGFAVILNNHTNTTRWCCGLDGNERWNSRQTTRQWADDWVFMARRYQDNSRVVGADLYNEVRRDVWDDPNWGLGDAHDWQAAAQEAADRIQTEAAPHLLLIIEGINWTGLPVDGLPHGRPTLTPVRTLSHTLVRSGKLVYAAHFYGYTGPRHSGATGVGETSDPRYQDLTHDQLRAVLHDQAFFVSAETGQHFTAPLWISEFGIGADERGPAARAWFTHLTDYLAATDTDFAYWPLVGWSTDAQGRPAGDNWALLRYDTAGSRSGILDGEDWRAAAWNRLMAAPQRTGSVPPTPAWHMLTLDHRDFVQSLSARALGDWDVGARKAACPDGERLIGLSHTQGRGLCTDAPTAGALRSPGSSPEVVRDERYVPAGGDWAPGYRKLQCPEGHFLSGYSLRGERVSAALCTPARASLGTTGETVWFDRGDHRPPGDPGGDFAYGHYKGQCPSDAYAAGIAHTARPGHRDSPEALLCRPLS, translated from the coding sequence GTGAAGCCTTTCTTACGCTCGGCGTGCGGCGCGGTGGCGGTATGCCTCGTCCTCATCCTCACGGGGAGCGGCGTGCCCGGTGCGGCCGCTGCCCCCGTCCTCTCGGATGCGGCCGCTGCCGGGCCGTCCGCGGCACCGCGACGCGCCACGGCGTGGAAGGCTCCGCTGTCCACCAGGGGCCGGTACATCGTCGACGCGGACGGGAAGCGGTTCCGGTGGAAGGCGGGCAACTGGGACGGCGCGCAGGGCTCCTGGAACGGTTCGGGCGACATCGACGACCCTTCCGCCCACCACAGTGGTCAGAACTCCCACGGCATCCCGCTCGGGCTCGACCGCGTGGGCATCGCCTCGCTGCTGCACGACTTCCGCGCACTGGGGCTCAACAGCATCCGGCTGCCGTTCTCCAACGAGATGATCCACTCCACGGCCCCGGTGCCGGACGCCGCGGTGGCCGCCAACCCGCGGCTGCGCGGCAGGACACCGCTGCAGATCTATGACGCCGTGATCGAGGCCCTGACCGCGGACGGCTTCGCCGTCATCCTCAACAACCATACGAACACCACCCGATGGTGCTGCGGCCTCGACGGCAACGAGCGGTGGAACAGCCGCCAGACCACGCGGCAATGGGCGGACGACTGGGTCTTCATGGCCCGGCGCTACCAGGACAACAGCCGCGTCGTGGGGGCCGACCTCTACAACGAAGTGCGCCGCGACGTCTGGGACGACCCCAACTGGGGCCTGGGCGACGCCCACGACTGGCAGGCCGCCGCCCAGGAGGCGGCGGACCGGATCCAGACGGAGGCCGCTCCCCACCTCCTCCTCATCATCGAGGGCATCAACTGGACCGGACTGCCGGTGGACGGCCTGCCGCACGGCCGCCCCACCCTCACCCCGGTCCGTACGCTGTCGCACACCCTGGTCCGCTCCGGGAAACTCGTCTACGCGGCCCACTTCTACGGCTACACCGGCCCGCGCCACAGCGGCGCCACCGGGGTGGGGGAGACCAGCGACCCCCGCTATCAGGACCTGACCCACGACCAGTTGCGCGCCGTACTGCACGATCAGGCGTTCTTCGTCTCCGCCGAGACCGGACAGCACTTCACCGCACCCTTGTGGATCAGCGAATTCGGTATCGGCGCCGACGAGCGGGGCCCGGCCGCCCGCGCATGGTTCACCCACCTGACGGACTACCTTGCCGCCACCGACACGGACTTCGCCTACTGGCCGCTCGTCGGCTGGAGCACCGACGCCCAGGGCCGCCCGGCCGGGGACAACTGGGCCCTGCTGCGTTACGACACCGCCGGCAGCCGGAGCGGGATCCTCGACGGCGAGGACTGGCGCGCGGCGGCGTGGAACCGGCTGATGGCGGCACCGCAACGGACGGGCTCCGTGCCACCGACCCCCGCGTGGCACATGCTCACCCTGGACCACCGCGACTTCGTCCAGTCCCTGAGCGCACGAGCCCTCGGCGACTGGGACGTCGGAGCCCGCAAGGCCGCCTGCCCCGACGGGGAGCGGCTGATCGGCCTCAGCCACACCCAGGGCCGCGGGCTGTGCACCGATGCCCCCACCGCCGGCGCTCTGCGCTCGCCCGGCAGCTCTCCCGAGGTCGTACGCGACGAGCGGTACGTCCCGGCCGGCGGAGACTGGGCCCCCGGCTACCGCAAGCTCCAGTGCCCCGAGGGCCACTTCCTCTCCGGCTACAGCCTGCGCGGGGAGAGGGTCTCCGCCGCCTTGTGCACGCCCGCCCGCGCCTCGCTCGGCACGACGGGGGAAACCGTCTGGTTCGACCGTGGCGACCACCGTCCGCCCGGCGACCCCGGTGGCGATTTCGCCTACGGCCACTACAAGGGCCAGTGCCCGTCCGACGCCTACGCGGCAGGCATCGCCCACACCGCCCGCCCCGGACACCGGGACAGCCCCGAAGCCCTGCTCTGCCGGCCGCTCTCATGA
- a CDS encoding LysR family transcriptional regulator, with protein sequence MLKPLHLLTLKAVVHSASFALAARDLGYTASAISQQISALEKETGLVLFEREAHGIRPTAAAHRLVDLSTHVLAAMDDLDHQVQELATGATGRLRLGSFPTADVRLVPSALSALVESHPRARIQLEEGEPEELITALSHGDLDVALVFEYGLSPRQWPGGLTRHDLLREDLVLLRARDSGLSGQLSQLSEARWITSREDTAGARSFIRLCAAVGFEAAVAFRSNNYDVVRQLVSAGLGVAVVPALGHVPGDGIEATRVTQRSAHRTVMALHRSGNSNPLLPAVLRCLRRAVPVGEPYLHPAYAE encoded by the coding sequence TTGCTGAAGCCACTGCATCTGCTCACACTCAAGGCCGTCGTCCACAGCGCCTCGTTCGCCCTCGCGGCCCGCGACCTCGGCTATACCGCCTCCGCCATCTCGCAGCAGATCTCCGCACTGGAGAAGGAGACCGGTCTGGTGCTGTTCGAGCGGGAGGCGCACGGGATCCGCCCCACCGCCGCGGCGCACCGCCTGGTCGATCTCAGCACTCATGTGCTGGCGGCCATGGACGACCTCGACCACCAGGTGCAGGAGCTCGCCACCGGCGCCACCGGCCGGCTGCGGCTGGGCAGTTTTCCCACCGCCGACGTACGGCTGGTGCCCTCCGCCCTGTCCGCGCTCGTCGAAAGCCACCCGCGGGCGCGGATCCAGCTGGAGGAGGGCGAGCCCGAGGAGCTCATCACCGCGCTCAGCCACGGCGATCTCGATGTCGCGCTCGTCTTCGAGTACGGCCTCAGCCCGCGCCAGTGGCCCGGCGGCCTCACTCGTCATGATCTGCTGCGCGAGGACCTCGTCCTGCTCAGGGCGCGTGACAGCGGTCTGAGCGGCCAGCTGTCCCAGCTGTCCGAGGCACGCTGGATCACCAGCCGGGAGGACACCGCCGGCGCCCGCTCGTTCATCCGCCTCTGTGCGGCCGTGGGGTTCGAGGCCGCCGTCGCCTTCCGCAGCAACAACTACGACGTGGTGCGGCAACTGGTCTCCGCGGGGCTCGGCGTGGCCGTGGTCCCGGCGCTCGGTCATGTGCCCGGCGACGGCATCGAGGCGACCCGGGTCACCCAGCGCTCCGCACACCGCACGGTGATGGCGCTGCACCGCAGCGGGAACAGCAACCCGCTGCTCCCCGCCGTGCTCCGCTGTCTGCGGCGCGCGGTACCCGTCGGTGAACCGTATCTGCACCCGGCGTATGCCGAATGA
- a CDS encoding FAD-binding and (Fe-S)-binding domain-containing protein, with protein sequence MTSTAQGPDGLDAAAVAEALGHGDCGTVAGDAGRRAQYSADASNYRRIPLAVVFPRERQHVLNALRVCRRLGVPITARGAGTSTSGQAVGPGVVLDFSRYFNRLTALDPHARTATVQPGIVLDDLQHAAAEHGLLFGADPSTHSRCTLGGMIGNNACGSHSLAWGRTADNIVELEVVTYRGTVVRLGEMTRGEIDAAVAAGDDRGELIGALDRLARRHLATLRTELGRFPRQVSGYALEHLLPERRFNLARALVGSEGTLAVVLSATVRLLTPPPARALVVLGFSDAGAAADAVPALLRHEPLALEGLDRALTDIVTRPGTRATIDTLPTAQAWLFAELGGPADTLPRQAEELAGTARRAAGFSGSEIVTDPVRARDLWRIREDGAGLATRLPPVTGSEAGAEAWPGWEDAAVPPDQLGSYLRRFMALLHRYELQGAVYGHFGEGCLHVRINFGFTTEQGTAAFRAFLEDAARLVAAHGGSLSGEHGDGQARSALLPLLYGPDVIALFEEFKNIWDPDNGLNPGMIVRPLPVDGNLRVSPHRTPLPLTTVFPFHSDDGDFAKATRRCVGVGKCRSTAHRGDVMCPSYRVTRDEKDSTRGRARLLYEMTQGEVITDGWRSTEVRDALDLCLSCKGCSADCPVGVDMATYKSEFLHHHYKGRLRPASHYTMGWLPLLSRLAARVPGLVNALTSSRLAPVLKRLGGIAAQRDLPRFADQTFLAWFRRRTPEGDGRRGPVLLWVDSFNNHFSPEVLQAGVAVLEHAGFRVRVPDGTQCCGLTWITTGQLGVARRIARRTLAALAPEVRAGTPVVGLEPSCTAALKSDLPELLDGDDDARALSRATLTLAELLVDHTPGWQPPLIEGHSISQTHCHQHATSGFGADGTLLARMGIDNTRLDSGCCGLAGNFGFERGHYDVSVAAGEQVLLPAVRSAPAATRILADGFSCRTQIAQQTDRGGTHLAELIARALPPADASARTTLPVLPTDKEHTRD encoded by the coding sequence GTGACCTCGACAGCCCAGGGCCCCGACGGTCTCGACGCGGCAGCGGTGGCCGAAGCCCTCGGCCACGGGGACTGCGGCACGGTCGCCGGCGATGCCGGCCGCCGGGCGCAGTACTCGGCCGATGCCTCCAACTACCGCCGGATCCCGCTCGCCGTGGTCTTTCCCCGCGAGCGGCAGCACGTCCTCAACGCGCTCCGGGTGTGCCGCCGCCTGGGGGTGCCGATCACCGCACGCGGAGCGGGCACCAGCACCTCGGGACAGGCCGTCGGACCGGGCGTGGTGCTCGACTTCTCCCGCTACTTCAACCGGCTGACCGCGCTGGACCCGCACGCCAGGACCGCGACCGTGCAGCCCGGCATCGTCCTGGACGACCTGCAGCACGCCGCCGCCGAGCACGGCCTGCTCTTCGGCGCCGACCCCTCCACGCACAGCCGCTGCACCCTGGGCGGCATGATCGGCAACAACGCGTGCGGCTCGCACTCGCTCGCCTGGGGACGCACCGCGGACAACATCGTGGAACTCGAGGTGGTCACCTACCGCGGCACGGTGGTCCGGCTCGGCGAGATGACGCGGGGCGAGATCGACGCGGCCGTTGCCGCGGGAGACGACCGCGGGGAGCTGATCGGTGCCCTGGACCGTCTCGCGCGGCGCCATCTGGCGACGCTCCGCACCGAACTGGGGCGGTTTCCGCGGCAGGTGTCGGGCTATGCGCTGGAACACCTGCTGCCCGAGCGGCGCTTCAACCTCGCCAGAGCGCTGGTCGGCAGCGAGGGCACGCTCGCCGTCGTCCTCTCGGCGACCGTCCGTCTCCTGACGCCTCCCCCCGCGCGGGCCCTGGTCGTCCTCGGGTTCTCGGACGCCGGCGCCGCGGCCGATGCGGTCCCGGCGCTGCTCCGGCACGAGCCGCTGGCCCTGGAGGGACTCGATCGTGCGCTGACCGACATCGTCACCCGGCCCGGCACCAGGGCCACCATCGACACCCTGCCCACCGCGCAGGCCTGGCTGTTCGCGGAACTCGGCGGTCCCGCGGACACGCTGCCGCGGCAGGCCGAAGAGCTGGCCGGGACCGCGCGCCGGGCTGCGGGGTTCTCCGGCAGTGAGATCGTCACCGACCCCGTGCGCGCCCGCGACCTGTGGCGGATCCGCGAGGACGGCGCGGGCCTGGCCACCCGCCTGCCCCCGGTGACCGGGTCCGAGGCAGGTGCCGAGGCCTGGCCCGGATGGGAGGACGCGGCCGTCCCGCCCGACCAACTGGGCTCCTACCTGCGCCGGTTCATGGCACTGCTGCACCGCTACGAGTTGCAGGGCGCCGTCTACGGACACTTCGGCGAAGGCTGTCTGCACGTCCGGATCAACTTCGGCTTCACCACCGAACAGGGCACCGCCGCCTTCCGCGCCTTCCTCGAAGACGCCGCCCGGCTGGTCGCCGCGCACGGTGGCTCGCTGTCCGGCGAGCACGGCGACGGCCAGGCCCGCTCCGCGCTGCTGCCCCTGTTGTACGGACCCGACGTCATCGCCCTGTTCGAGGAGTTCAAGAACATCTGGGACCCCGACAACGGCCTCAACCCCGGCATGATCGTGCGGCCGCTGCCCGTCGACGGCAACCTCCGCGTCAGCCCGCACCGCACCCCCCTCCCCCTGACCACCGTCTTCCCCTTCCACTCCGACGACGGCGACTTCGCCAAGGCCACCCGCCGCTGCGTGGGCGTCGGCAAGTGCCGCTCCACCGCCCACCGCGGCGACGTGATGTGCCCCAGCTACCGGGTCACACGGGACGAGAAGGACTCCACCCGCGGCCGCGCCCGGCTGCTGTACGAGATGACCCAGGGTGAGGTGATCACCGACGGCTGGCGTTCCACCGAGGTGCGCGACGCCCTCGACCTGTGCCTGTCGTGCAAGGGATGCAGCGCCGACTGCCCCGTCGGCGTGGACATGGCCACCTACAAGTCGGAGTTCCTCCACCACCACTACAAGGGGCGCCTGCGACCCGCCTCGCACTACACCATGGGCTGGCTGCCACTGCTGTCACGGCTGGCCGCCCGGGTTCCCGGACTGGTCAACGCGCTCACTTCCTCCCGCCTCGCCCCCGTCCTCAAACGGCTCGGCGGTATCGCCGCGCAGCGGGACCTGCCCCGCTTCGCCGATCAGACCTTCCTGGCCTGGTTCCGGCGCCGCACGCCCGAGGGCGACGGCCGGCGCGGCCCGGTCCTGCTGTGGGTCGACTCCTTCAACAACCACTTCAGCCCGGAGGTCCTCCAGGCCGGCGTGGCCGTACTGGAGCACGCGGGCTTCCGGGTACGGGTCCCCGACGGCACGCAGTGCTGCGGCCTCACCTGGATCACCACCGGGCAGCTCGGAGTCGCCCGCCGTATCGCCCGGCGGACCCTCGCCGCGCTGGCTCCCGAGGTCCGGGCCGGCACGCCCGTCGTCGGGCTGGAGCCGAGCTGCACCGCGGCCCTCAAGAGCGACCTCCCCGAACTCCTCGACGGCGACGACGACGCCCGCGCGCTCTCCCGGGCCACCCTCACCCTCGCCGAACTCCTCGTCGACCACACGCCCGGCTGGCAGCCCCCGCTGATCGAGGGCCACTCGATCAGCCAGACCCACTGCCACCAGCACGCCACCTCCGGCTTCGGCGCCGACGGCACGCTGCTGGCCCGCATGGGAATCGACAACACCAGGCTCGATTCCGGCTGTTGCGGACTCGCCGGCAACTTCGGTTTCGAACGCGGCCACTACGACGTCTCGGTCGCCGCGGGCGAACAGGTGCTGCTCCCCGCGGTGCGCTCGGCCCCCGCCGCCACGCGAATCCTGGCCGACGGCTTCAGCTGCCGCACCCAGATCGCCCAGCAGACCGATCGCGGCGGCACCCATCTCGCCGAGCTGATCGCCCGGGCGCTGCCGCCGGCCGACGCCTCCGCCCGCACCACGCTCCCCGTTCTTCCTACCGACAAGGAACACACCCGTGACTGA